A single window of Syntrophus aciditrophicus SB DNA harbors:
- a CDS encoding chemotaxis protein CheW — protein MAEFRNPTDALWVPGEEEKERILKERAEMLAKKPETSRESSFFMEVLSFMLAGERYAIEARFVVETMPLRELTSFPGLPSFILGIVNVRGRILTVMDIKKFFDLPESGLTDLHKLIIVRYRELEVGIVADVLLGIQALAQERMQPSLPTLTGIREKYLAGVTDEGTIVLRVEKILSDDRILVNDEG, from the coding sequence TTGGCTGAATTCAGAAATCCCACAGATGCCTTGTGGGTACCCGGAGAGGAAGAGAAAGAACGGATTCTGAAGGAACGTGCGGAGATGTTGGCAAAAAAGCCGGAAACTTCGAGAGAATCATCCTTTTTCATGGAGGTTCTGTCCTTTATGCTGGCAGGGGAGCGGTACGCCATTGAAGCCCGTTTTGTCGTTGAGACGATGCCGCTTCGGGAATTGACGTCTTTTCCGGGTTTGCCCTCCTTCATCCTGGGGATTGTAAATGTTCGAGGACGGATTCTTACCGTCATGGATATCAAGAAATTTTTTGATCTGCCTGAGAGCGGATTGACTGATCTCCATAAATTGATCATTGTCCGTTATCGGGAACTGGAGGTGGGTATTGTCGCCGATGTCCTTCTGGGAATTCAGGCACTCGCTCAAGAACGAATGCAGCCATCCCTGCCGACTCTGACCGGCATTCGCGAAAAATACCTTGCCGGGGTGACCGATGAGGGAACGATTGTTCTGCGTGTGGAAAAAATCCTCTCCGATGATCGGATACTTGTCAATGACGAGGGATAA
- a CDS encoding hybrid sensor histidine kinase/response regulator, which produces MKKLMATFRVEAADHLKTILAGLADLEWRQDAERHPEIMESVFREVHSLKGAARAVNREDIEMLCQALESAFAALKNGALHPVPALYDVLYEAMDMLELLLAPDSPDFRPLEQTRISGMISKLEKAISGQFEGEEKGALIKVEGSREAKIPEAKQDMPGVESMEPVQIVSVTAASPEEGTQTVDTVRISTEKLNRLFRQTEELFVSKGNIRERHNELRELGLNLVDMKLAWTRTQAEIRKIQQLLQKEGESGTERAQQAFLKLNDILEGDGLRLQSIEHSLKSVTRAIQQNNYEFGGMIDNLLEEMKLTLFLPFSSLLDMYPHVVRRLARDSGKEVDFLIEGGGIEIDRRILEEIKDPLMHLLRNAIDHGIEMPGERLQKGKSAQGRIRLRIQQKDSGKVEILLEDDGAGIRRADVREAAMRNGLLSREEAERLNEEEELFLIFRSGLTTAPIITDLSGRGLGLAIVSEKIEKLGGSISVETEPDRGMTLRIALPLILATFRGILVEVGNRHFVVPTGNVERVARVRPSDIRTVENRETVRLYEETLSLVPLGSILGISQGAQTEVQKSHVEIAILSAAGTRLAFSLDRILGEQEFVLKILGGQLVRVRNIAGATVMGTGEVVPVLNVTDLIKSAVRYSETAMPKGMAPGKEVPAESERLSILVVEDSITSRTLIRNILEFAGYRVKTAVDGIDAMTVLRTDKFDLVVSDVEMPRMNGFDLTARIRADKKLADLPVVLVTALESREDRERGIDVGANAYIVKSSFDQSNLLDVIKRVA; this is translated from the coding sequence TTGAAAAAATTGATGGCCACCTTTCGTGTTGAAGCCGCCGATCATTTGAAAACGATTCTTGCCGGACTGGCGGATCTGGAATGGCGACAGGATGCGGAGAGACACCCGGAAATTATGGAGTCTGTTTTCCGGGAGGTTCATAGTCTGAAAGGAGCCGCCCGGGCAGTCAACCGTGAAGATATTGAGATGCTCTGCCAGGCTTTGGAAAGTGCCTTTGCCGCCCTGAAAAATGGAGCGTTGCATCCTGTCCCGGCTTTATACGATGTCCTTTACGAGGCCATGGACATGCTGGAACTTCTGCTTGCCCCGGACTCACCGGATTTCCGGCCCCTGGAACAGACGCGCATTTCCGGGATGATTTCGAAACTGGAAAAAGCCATTTCCGGTCAGTTTGAAGGGGAGGAAAAGGGTGCGTTAATAAAAGTTGAAGGATCTCGGGAAGCGAAGATTCCGGAGGCGAAACAGGACATGCCGGGCGTGGAAAGTATGGAACCGGTGCAGATCGTATCAGTAACGGCAGCTTCTCCCGAGGAGGGAACGCAGACGGTCGATACGGTCAGAATTTCGACAGAGAAGCTCAACCGCCTGTTTCGGCAGACAGAGGAACTGTTCGTTTCCAAAGGGAATATCCGGGAAAGGCATAACGAACTGCGGGAACTGGGATTGAATCTTGTCGATATGAAGCTGGCATGGACCAGAACGCAGGCGGAGATCAGGAAAATTCAACAGCTTCTCCAAAAGGAAGGGGAAAGCGGTACTGAAAGGGCTCAGCAGGCTTTCCTCAAACTCAATGACATTCTTGAAGGGGACGGACTGCGCCTGCAATCGATTGAGCATTCCCTTAAGTCCGTGACGCGCGCCATTCAGCAGAACAATTACGAATTTGGCGGAATGATCGACAATCTTCTTGAGGAGATGAAGCTGACGCTTTTTCTGCCCTTCTCGTCGCTTCTGGATATGTATCCTCATGTCGTTCGACGATTAGCGCGGGACAGCGGCAAGGAAGTCGATTTCCTGATTGAAGGCGGCGGCATTGAAATCGACCGGCGGATTCTGGAGGAAATAAAGGATCCTCTGATGCATCTTCTGAGGAATGCCATTGATCACGGGATCGAAATGCCCGGTGAACGGCTGCAGAAGGGAAAATCGGCTCAGGGTCGAATTCGGCTCCGCATTCAACAGAAAGACAGTGGCAAGGTAGAAATTCTCCTGGAGGACGACGGGGCCGGCATCCGGAGGGCGGATGTTCGGGAAGCGGCCATGAGGAACGGGTTGCTGTCCCGCGAGGAAGCCGAACGATTGAATGAGGAGGAAGAGCTTTTTCTGATATTTCGTTCCGGTCTGACTACCGCTCCCATCATTACGGACCTTTCCGGCCGGGGGCTGGGACTCGCCATTGTATCGGAAAAGATTGAAAAACTCGGAGGTTCCATCTCCGTGGAAACCGAACCGGACAGGGGGATGACCCTGCGGATTGCATTGCCGCTGATTCTGGCGACATTCCGGGGGATACTGGTTGAAGTCGGCAACCGGCATTTTGTCGTGCCTACGGGAAATGTGGAACGGGTTGCGCGAGTCCGCCCTTCGGACATCAGAACTGTTGAAAACAGGGAAACCGTTCGTTTATATGAAGAAACCCTGTCTCTCGTTCCCCTGGGTTCGATTCTGGGAATTTCGCAGGGAGCACAAACGGAGGTACAGAAAAGTCATGTGGAAATTGCGATTCTCAGTGCGGCAGGAACGCGCCTTGCTTTCAGTCTCGACCGAATCCTGGGTGAACAGGAATTTGTCCTAAAAATCCTGGGAGGGCAGCTTGTCCGGGTAAGAAATATTGCCGGGGCGACCGTGATGGGGACAGGGGAGGTCGTTCCGGTGCTGAATGTTACTGATCTGATCAAGTCCGCCGTCCGATATTCGGAAACGGCAATGCCCAAAGGAATGGCGCCTGGAAAAGAGGTTCCCGCCGAGTCCGAACGATTGTCGATTCTTGTTGTTGAAGATTCCATTACCTCCCGGACTCTGATAAGAAATATTCTTGAATTTGCCGGTTATCGGGTAAAAACGGCAGTCGACGGAATTGATGCCATGACGGTTTTGCGGACGGATAAATTCGACCTTGTTGTGTCTGATGTGGAAATGCCGAGAATGAACGGATTCGATCTGACAGCCCGGATCCGCGCGGATAAGAAGCTGGCGGACCTTCCTGTGGTTCTGGTGACCGCTCTGGAGTCACGGGAAGACCGGGAACGGGGAATCGATGTAGGTGCCAACGCCTACATTGTCAAGAGCAGTTTCGATCAGAGCAATCTGCTTGATGTCATTAAAAGGGTTGCCTGA
- a CDS encoding methyl-accepting chemotaxis protein, whose product MNMKLGTKLLTGGLLVVLAPLVVIGIASVYKSMDSISSIAYEEMTNVSNSLASTIDLGLSEELRLSQAISFSNSVKAAAEKVAEVGREESRSEIALVERELVRIREAAGNRYETIVLFGRDGIVYADAVQGKDHGIDASDRDYFKKAMQGNCNFSDVFRSKATGQLISMTACPIFSGRTNKIIGVVGCAINVGYLIDMVNEIKIGQTGYSLLVNEEGTVLAHPDKESILKLNYKKLKGMERVSEKAALQGGGVANYEFEGEKKVAAFSNIKTTGWTAFTTISRKELLKPAVFTGNLIAVIGFISLLLAAAFFYFFSRSLTRPLEKVVSAAEQIAEGDLSVQISDENRQDEIGMLARAFMKMTQSLQEKAGVLQQIAAGNLTVEMKTPSDRDVMGKAFAAMISALRAEMQSIREAVNVIASSATQISASTTELASAASQTASAVSETTSTVEEVKQTAHLSTQKATHVFDSAQKATEVSQQGRKAIDLAVEGMNFIRTQTDSISESIVKLSERSQAIGEIIATVNDIADQSNLLAVNAAIEAAKAGDQGKGFAVVAQEVRNLAEQSKQATSQVRTILNEVQKAVGEAVMSTEQEIKAVEAGVRQTSEAGNSFRRLSDTIEESAQAATQITASSQQQLVGMDQVVLAITNISQASSQNVAGAKQVETAAQNLHDLGQQLKQLIDRYRL is encoded by the coding sequence ATGAATATGAAACTGGGCACAAAACTGTTGACAGGCGGCCTCCTGGTTGTTCTGGCTCCTTTGGTTGTGATTGGAATTGCGTCGGTTTACAAGTCGATGGACAGTATCTCATCCATTGCCTATGAAGAAATGACAAATGTTTCTAACAGTCTGGCCAGTACGATCGATCTGGGGCTGTCGGAGGAACTGCGTCTTTCCCAGGCGATTTCCTTTTCCAACAGTGTAAAGGCTGCCGCGGAGAAGGTTGCGGAGGTTGGCAGAGAAGAGAGCAGGAGTGAAATCGCCCTTGTGGAGCGAGAACTCGTCAGGATTCGTGAAGCCGCTGGAAATCGATATGAAACCATCGTTCTGTTCGGACGGGACGGTATTGTTTACGCAGATGCTGTTCAGGGCAAGGATCACGGGATTGATGCCTCGGATCGGGATTATTTCAAGAAGGCGATGCAGGGGAACTGTAATTTCAGCGATGTGTTCAGGTCCAAAGCGACGGGCCAACTGATTTCTATGACCGCCTGCCCGATATTTTCGGGGAGAACTAATAAAATCATCGGGGTAGTAGGTTGCGCAATTAATGTAGGCTACCTGATCGATATGGTTAATGAGATCAAGATCGGGCAGACGGGGTATTCCCTGCTTGTAAATGAGGAGGGTACGGTGCTGGCACATCCCGACAAGGAAAGCATCCTGAAGCTTAATTACAAAAAGCTCAAAGGCATGGAACGTGTTTCGGAGAAAGCTGCTCTGCAGGGGGGAGGCGTGGCGAATTATGAATTCGAAGGAGAGAAAAAGGTGGCTGCTTTTTCCAACATAAAAACCACGGGCTGGACGGCATTTACAACGATCTCCCGTAAGGAGCTGCTGAAGCCCGCCGTCTTCACCGGGAATCTCATTGCCGTTATCGGTTTCATCTCCCTGCTTCTGGCTGCAGCCTTTTTCTATTTCTTTTCCCGCAGCCTGACCCGGCCGCTGGAGAAGGTGGTTTCCGCGGCGGAGCAGATAGCCGAAGGCGATCTCAGTGTGCAGATTTCAGATGAGAACCGCCAGGATGAAATCGGTATGCTGGCGCGGGCCTTCATGAAGATGACGCAGTCCCTGCAGGAGAAGGCCGGGGTGCTTCAGCAGATAGCCGCCGGGAACCTCACGGTTGAGATGAAGACCCCTTCTGACCGGGATGTCATGGGTAAGGCCTTCGCCGCCATGATCAGCGCCCTGCGTGCCGAGATGCAGAGCATCCGGGAGGCGGTCAATGTCATTGCCTCTTCGGCCACACAGATTTCCGCATCGACGACGGAACTGGCCTCTGCAGCCAGTCAGACGGCTTCGGCGGTCAGCGAAACCACGTCGACCGTTGAGGAGGTCAAACAAACCGCTCATCTGTCGACCCAAAAGGCAACGCATGTCTTTGACAGCGCACAGAAGGCCACGGAGGTCTCTCAGCAGGGCCGCAAGGCCATCGATCTGGCCGTGGAAGGAATGAATTTCATCCGGACTCAGACCGATTCCATTTCTGAAAGCATTGTGAAATTGAGTGAGCGCAGTCAGGCTATCGGAGAAATCATTGCCACCGTTAACGATATCGCGGACCAGTCCAATCTGCTGGCGGTCAATGCGGCCATCGAGGCGGCCAAGGCCGGCGATCAGGGGAAGGGGTTTGCCGTGGTCGCTCAGGAAGTGAGGAACCTGGCGGAGCAGTCCAAGCAGGCGACATCGCAGGTCAGGACCATCCTGAATGAAGTCCAGAAGGCCGTCGGCGAGGCCGTGATGTCCACGGAGCAGGAGATCAAGGCCGTGGAGGCGGGGGTGAGGCAGACCTCCGAGGCGGGAAATTCCTTCCGTCGTCTTTCGGATACAATTGAAGAGTCGGCTCAGGCGGCGACCCAGATTACCGCGTCCAGCCAGCAGCAGCTTGTGGGGATGGACCAGGTTGTACTGGCGATCACAAACATCAGTCAGGCCAGCTCACAGAATGTTGCCGGGGCTAAGCAGGTGGAGACCGCGGCTCAGAACCTCCATGATCTGGGACAGCAGCTCAAGCAGCTTATTGATCGATACAGGCTCTAA
- a CDS encoding CheR family methyltransferase — MDRFISDEQWRRLAEWITFHMGLHMPRERLPDLKRRLLSAAREFHFDSIEPFVSWLLSTKLTQRQIETLASHLTVGETYFFRETASLEALEKYILPELIESRRSTRSLRVWSAGCATGEEPYTIAIMLSRLIPDISKWQVTLLATDINARSLERASQGIYREWSFRGDFQWLKDQYFTRTLDGRYRISEKIRKMVTFNYLNLATDTYPSLYNNTNAMDIIFCRNVLMYLEPSLAKRVVGRFYRALIDEGWVLPSVTEGFHLLFTRFVAVTFPGVTLYQKRMDQRGTLEIYHHSRRNSKNDAAVKGQTELGEWASLSTAEPLPSDSIPERKTEPSRMAPSVSEFPPSAAMKEIGEEALHESALRLFKEGRYSECEQILTSLLEQYPESFHGQALMARLHADQGRLPEAQEWCEKAISNNKLDAGCHYLLAVIFIEQRRFGDAEQSLHHALYLDPDFVLAHFTLGNLVREEGRKTLSSKHFEHALLLLQNYQPEEILPESDGVTAGRLKDIILMADLGRSNAPGA, encoded by the coding sequence ATGGATCGGTTTATTTCCGATGAGCAATGGCGGCGGTTGGCGGAATGGATAACCTTTCATATGGGGTTGCACATGCCACGGGAACGCCTGCCTGATTTGAAGCGGCGCCTGTTGTCGGCCGCCCGGGAATTTCATTTCGATTCCATCGAACCGTTTGTGTCCTGGCTGCTCTCCACAAAGCTGACGCAGCGGCAGATTGAAACGCTGGCCAGTCATCTGACCGTAGGAGAAACCTATTTTTTCCGGGAAACGGCAAGCCTGGAGGCCTTGGAAAAATATATTCTGCCGGAATTGATCGAATCGCGGCGCAGCACGCGTTCTCTCAGGGTCTGGAGTGCCGGCTGCGCGACAGGCGAGGAACCTTACACGATTGCGATCATGCTTTCCCGGCTGATTCCGGATATCAGCAAGTGGCAGGTTACCCTTCTCGCGACAGATATAAACGCACGTTCTCTGGAGCGGGCTTCACAGGGAATATATCGGGAATGGTCATTCCGCGGCGATTTCCAATGGCTTAAGGATCAGTATTTTACGCGGACGCTCGATGGACGGTACCGGATTTCAGAAAAAATAAGGAAGATGGTAACCTTCAATTACCTGAACCTGGCAACGGATACTTATCCTTCACTGTACAATAACACGAATGCCATGGACATCATCTTCTGCCGGAACGTTCTGATGTATCTGGAACCCTCGCTGGCGAAAAGGGTTGTCGGGCGTTTCTATCGCGCGCTGATCGACGAAGGGTGGGTCCTTCCCAGCGTAACGGAAGGATTCCACCTGCTCTTTACAAGATTTGTAGCAGTGACTTTTCCCGGTGTCACCCTGTATCAGAAAAGGATGGATCAGCGGGGGACACTGGAAATATACCACCATAGCCGGAGAAATTCGAAAAACGACGCAGCAGTGAAAGGACAGACCGAACTGGGGGAATGGGCCTCCCTGTCAACTGCGGAGCCCTTGCCGTCCGATTCCATCCCGGAGCGGAAGACTGAACCCTCCAGAATGGCGCCGTCCGTTTCTGAATTTCCACCGTCTGCAGCAATGAAAGAAATCGGGGAAGAAGCTCTCCATGAAAGTGCCCTGCGGCTTTTCAAAGAGGGGCGATATAGTGAATGTGAACAAATTCTCACTTCATTGCTTGAGCAGTATCCGGAGAGTTTCCACGGTCAGGCGCTGATGGCCCGTCTTCATGCGGATCAGGGGCGTCTTCCCGAAGCGCAGGAGTGGTGTGAAAAGGCCATTTCAAACAATAAACTTGACGCGGGATGCCATTACCTGCTGGCGGTTATTTTTATTGAACAGCGACGTTTCGGCGATGCGGAACAGTCACTGCATCATGCCCTTTACCTGGACCCTGATTTTGTCCTGGCTCATTTTACTCTGGGCAATCTCGTCCGGGAGGAAGGCCGGAAAACCCTTTCGTCAAAGCACTTTGAACACGCCCTCCTGTTGCTGCAAAACTATCAGCCGGAGGAAATTCTGCCGGAATCCGATGGGGTAACGGCAGGAAGATTAAAAGATATTATTTTAATGGCGGATCTGGGGAGATCAAACGCCCCGGGGGCATAA